The following are encoded together in the Planococcus antarcticus DSM 14505 genome:
- a CDS encoding TAXI family TRAP transporter solute-binding subunit codes for MSKKKFGLFVAATLAGSVFLAGCGDDAETEGEGGGASDPEFLSILTGGTTGTYYPLGGAMAVIVENETGLDTTAEVSQASAANMTALADGAAQIAFVQTDTAFYAAEGSNMFDGEVIDNVSAIGALYPETIQLVTTANSGIASFDDLAGKSVSVGAPGSGTYINAEQLLEIHGMTMDDVNAQNLDFGESQESLQSGQIDAAFITAGTPTGAVESLGATSDVVIVPVEQDKADELIEKYPYYANDVVPSGIYGLTEEVPTVSVLAMLVVQNDLSEDLVYDITKAIYENTDQIQHAKAEFIKAETALDGIGIDIHPGAQKYFDEVN; via the coding sequence ATGTCGAAAAAGAAATTTGGCTTGTTTGTTGCAGCAACTCTTGCAGGATCTGTATTTTTGGCAGGTTGCGGAGATGACGCAGAAACAGAAGGCGAAGGCGGCGGAGCATCTGATCCTGAATTCCTTAGCATCTTGACGGGCGGAACGACAGGAACGTATTATCCACTTGGTGGTGCAATGGCAGTAATCGTTGAAAACGAAACAGGCTTGGATACAACTGCTGAAGTTTCTCAGGCTTCTGCTGCGAACATGACGGCACTTGCTGATGGAGCTGCACAAATCGCTTTTGTTCAGACCGATACAGCATTTTATGCTGCTGAAGGATCGAATATGTTTGATGGTGAAGTAATCGATAATGTCTCTGCTATCGGTGCACTTTATCCAGAAACAATTCAATTGGTTACCACTGCAAATTCCGGAATTGCCTCATTTGATGATTTAGCAGGCAAAAGCGTCTCTGTTGGTGCACCTGGATCTGGGACTTATATTAATGCTGAACAATTATTGGAAATCCACGGTATGACAATGGATGATGTCAATGCTCAGAATCTTGACTTTGGTGAGTCACAGGAAAGCCTGCAGTCAGGTCAAATTGATGCGGCATTCATTACTGCCGGTACTCCGACAGGCGCAGTTGAAAGCCTTGGAGCGACATCAGACGTTGTAATTGTACCTGTAGAGCAGGACAAGGCCGACGAACTGATCGAAAAATATCCATACTATGCTAATGATGTAGTACCGTCAGGCATTTATGGATTGACTGAGGAAGTTCCAACTGTCTCTGTTTTGGCTATGCTAGTGGTTCAGAACGATCTTTCAGAAGATCTTGTCTACGACATCACGAAGGCAATTTACGAAAACACAGATCAGATCCAGCATGCAAAAGCTGAATTCATCAAAGCAGAAACAGCTCTTGATGGAATCGGCATCGATATTCACCCGGGAGCGCAAAAATATTTCGACGAAGTAAATTAA
- a CDS encoding phosphatidylglycerophosphatase A family protein: MDGGKFRVHSDDVTKATHGALERRGVTNEDIAKIVLDMQLPFNEGLKMEHCMESVESVLRKREIQHALLVGIELDELAEQGKLSRPLQQIVGSDEGLFGVDEMIGLGAVLTYGSIAVTTFGHLDKNKTGIIHKLDTKYGGQVHTFLDDLVASVAACASARIAHRTRDLEEQGKTFEDLAPEDTTPEIYVEGTET, encoded by the coding sequence ATGGATGGTGGAAAGTTCCGAGTTCACTCAGATGACGTGACAAAAGCGACACATGGAGCACTAGAGCGCAGAGGAGTCACGAATGAAGACATAGCCAAAATTGTTTTGGATATGCAACTGCCTTTTAATGAAGGACTTAAGATGGAGCACTGCATGGAATCGGTTGAAAGTGTTTTGCGTAAACGCGAAATACAGCACGCGCTGCTGGTGGGAATCGAATTGGATGAACTGGCAGAGCAAGGAAAACTATCACGCCCGCTTCAGCAGATCGTTGGCTCGGATGAAGGGCTCTTTGGCGTTGATGAAATGATCGGACTGGGTGCGGTATTGACTTATGGCAGTATTGCTGTAACGACATTCGGGCATCTGGACAAAAACAAAACGGGAATCATCCATAAGCTTGATACGAAATACGGCGGCCAAGTCCACACCTTTCTGGATGACTTGGTAGCAAGTGTGGCTGCATGTGCATCAGCTCGTATTGCCCACCGGACTCGTGACCTTGAAGAGCAGGGAAAAACCTTTGAAGACTTAGCTCCAGAAGATACAACGCCTGAAATATACGTAGAAGGTACTGAAACATAA
- a CDS encoding DUF1850 domain-containing protein, whose translation MRFTRIQVFLLLIIALILIGSLIAFTPFQKYYVFIDNETEDIAAYVPLESPYFQLNYTHSIHLSEVIESYKVVDNDDLMMTELEYEDFNIGMPSNAGEGETFVEKDGKYFIKNMTRKLPEFRLFVGDVDANLSFITKGYQLDLKRTLERGKSYTFRVERLSLLQLREGVRIDE comes from the coding sequence ATGCGGTTTACCCGGATACAAGTATTTCTTCTGTTAATCATTGCCCTCATCTTAATCGGCTCCTTGATCGCATTCACCCCTTTCCAGAAGTATTATGTGTTTATCGATAATGAGACTGAAGACATTGCGGCTTATGTGCCGTTGGAAAGCCCATATTTTCAACTAAATTATACGCATTCAATCCATCTGTCCGAAGTTATCGAGAGCTATAAAGTAGTAGACAATGATGATTTGATGATGACAGAGCTAGAGTATGAAGATTTTAACATCGGCATGCCCTCAAATGCAGGAGAAGGAGAGACCTTTGTCGAAAAGGACGGGAAATACTTTATCAAAAATATGACAAGGAAACTTCCAGAGTTCCGGCTGTTTGTAGGAGATGTTGATGCGAATTTGTCATTTATTACTAAAGGGTATCAGCTGGATTTAAAAAGAACGCTTGAAAGAGGTAAGTCGTATACTTTTCGAGTAGAGCGCCTATCCCTATTGCAACTAAGAGAAGGAGTGAGAATTGATGAGTGA